One window of Colias croceus chromosome 6, ilColCroc2.1 genomic DNA carries:
- the LOC123692660 gene encoding uncharacterized protein LOC123692660 translates to MRVYIVLFALAAVSQCAPLDPKADIELAELIARRRLPALEHEEVHDDFGQFALRFVTAEGTVVSERGRLVPTVDGEYVLITEGEITFVGDDGEIYTNKFTAGTDGYQVESNHPLIAPEPVVIPAIVERA, encoded by the exons ATGAGAgtt tacaTTGTATTGTTCGCGCTGGCAGCGGTAAGCCAATGCGCGCCACTTGATCCAAAGGCTGATATAGAACTTGCAGAGTTGATTGCCCGGAGACGGCTCCCAGCCCTGGAGCACGAGGAGGTGCATGACGACTTCGGTCAGTTCGCGCTGCGCTTCGTGACAGCTGAGGGAACCGTGGTCTCGGAGCGAGGCCGCCTCGTGCCCACCGTGGATGGAGAGTACGTGCTCATCACCGAAGGCGAAATCACCTTTGTTGGTGATGATGGAGAAATCTACACGAACAAGTTCACCGCGGGAACTGACGGCTACCAAGTTGAGAGTAACCACCCATTGATAGCGCCAGAACCTGTTGTAATTCCAGCAATTGTTGAAAGAGCTTAA